From Leisingera sp. S132, one genomic window encodes:
- a CDS encoding LuxR family transcriptional regulator, which yields MDAPIFPPLPAGWAKAMTALADTIATERFPGALRQILSLCCSFDSMVISHYAGAKPPVPLYQDLDELQAAITVEFYASGPYLLDPLYQACRNGCTPGAYRLMDLAPEAFYRSEYYRAFYRKISISDEIGILVQDGAERWFIVSLARFARRQRFEAADTERLNAVFAVIAAAIRRQWGQVEDTASAHQPADWEDRMQAFGTGVLSPREREVVQLILQGHSTPSAAAYLGIAEGTVKVHRHHAYSKLGIASQAELFSMATRHLAGAG from the coding sequence ATGGACGCCCCGATCTTCCCTCCGCTGCCCGCTGGCTGGGCTAAGGCGATGACCGCACTGGCGGACACCATCGCAACTGAGCGTTTTCCCGGCGCACTGCGGCAGATCCTGTCTCTGTGCTGCAGCTTTGATTCGATGGTCATCTCGCACTACGCGGGCGCGAAGCCTCCAGTGCCGCTCTATCAGGATCTGGATGAGCTGCAGGCCGCGATCACGGTGGAGTTCTACGCCAGCGGCCCCTACCTCCTGGACCCGCTCTATCAGGCCTGCCGCAACGGCTGCACGCCCGGCGCCTACCGGCTGATGGACCTGGCGCCAGAGGCGTTCTACCGCTCGGAATATTACCGCGCCTTCTACCGCAAGATCAGCATCAGCGACGAGATCGGGATCCTAGTGCAGGACGGGGCGGAGCGCTGGTTCATCGTGTCCCTGGCCCGGTTTGCCCGCCGGCAAAGGTTTGAGGCGGCAGACACGGAACGGCTGAATGCGGTGTTCGCTGTGATCGCCGCCGCCATCCGGCGCCAATGGGGGCAGGTGGAAGACACCGCTTCCGCCCATCAGCCTGCAGACTGGGAAGACCGGATGCAAGCCTTTGGCACCGGCGTGCTCAGCCCGCGGGAGCGGGAGGTGGTGCAGCTGATCCTGCAGGGCCATTCCACCCCCTCCGCCGCAGCTTATCTGGGCATTGCCGAAGGCACCGTCAAAGTCCACCGCCATCACGCCTATTCCAAACTGGGCATCGCTTCGCAGGCGGAGCTGTTTTCCATGGCCACAAGGCATCTGGCGGGCGCCGGATAG
- a CDS encoding inositol monophosphatase family protein, with protein sequence MPTTETHADHAIRIAGIAAEAARGYFRGRLGIEFKADESPVTQADKAVENEVRAYLEQHFPDHGIFGEEHGFAGADRAEVWIIDPIDGTRSFLSGHPLFGFLLGFLKGGIPQLGVVGMPALGETFLGVRGQGATLNGQPIHVSDQTRLDQAVLYVNEGDKIHRDIPALFNRLMQAGQTRRFAYDCYPHALLAAGHVDAVIDYDLQPYDFLPVSAVIEAAGGVITDWDGQPLDLASDGRVVAAATPALHAGMMALIKG encoded by the coding sequence ATGCCCACCACAGAAACCCATGCTGACCACGCCATACGGATCGCCGGGATCGCTGCAGAGGCCGCACGCGGTTACTTCCGCGGCCGCTTGGGGATTGAGTTCAAGGCAGATGAAAGCCCGGTCACCCAGGCCGACAAGGCGGTCGAGAACGAGGTGCGCGCCTATCTGGAGCAGCATTTTCCGGACCACGGCATCTTTGGCGAGGAACACGGTTTTGCCGGGGCGGACCGCGCGGAGGTCTGGATCATCGATCCGATCGACGGCACCCGCTCCTTCCTCTCAGGGCACCCGCTGTTCGGTTTTCTGCTGGGGTTCCTGAAGGGCGGCATTCCGCAGCTGGGGGTAGTCGGTATGCCCGCGCTGGGGGAAACTTTCCTGGGTGTGCGCGGCCAGGGCGCCACTCTGAACGGGCAGCCCATCCATGTGTCGGATCAGACCCGGCTGGATCAGGCGGTCCTCTATGTGAATGAAGGCGACAAGATCCACCGCGATATTCCAGCGCTGTTCAACCGGCTGATGCAGGCCGGGCAGACGCGCCGCTTTGCCTACGACTGCTATCCGCACGCGCTGCTGGCGGCGGGTCATGTGGATGCGGTGATCGACTATGATCTGCAGCCTTATGACTTTCTGCCGGTATCCGCCGTTATCGAAGCCGCGGGCGGCGTGATCACCGATTGGGACGGCCAGCCGCTGGATCTGGCATCCGATGGCCGGGTCGTTGCCGCGGCGACGCCTGCGCTGCACGCCGGGATGATGGCGCTGATCAAGGGATAA